In Syngnathus scovelli strain Florida chromosome 12, RoL_Ssco_1.2, whole genome shotgun sequence, the genomic window AGGTTAAGGGTCCATCGGTGGAATGGATCAAGATACGGCGACCGCCTGAGGACTCTGTGAGttgaccttctgtgacttatgTGCTCAAATGGGTCACAAAGCACACACTGATAACACGCAAAGCAAGCAGTCTCGAAATATTTTACGCCGGAATCGAACTTTGGAGTCTTCATTGCTGAACACACATAATAAACAGGTTATGAAAGTCGACTTCCCTCCCAAGTGCGTTTATAACTATTGGACTTTCCTGTGCGTGATAAGCAACATATGTAGGATGTTTATCTTAagacaaataaaattaaaataaatatgtataaTACAATACGCTATCGAGACCGAGGTTACAATATATTGTattatatacattttatttttatattttatttataaattttaaatatatttataaatataaaatatttataataaatgaaaatatttcagttttatttcatttgagtGAAACCAGCCCAGAGATGGACCAGCCATTCGAGACTTTTTCAAAATTCCCAATGGCCACCCTGCTTCTGCTGTGGGCGGTCCGGTCCCCTCGGTTCCGAACTCtccacagctgaagccgttctgTTTCTCCAAACACAAAACGATGCCAAAATCTATGAATCGCTGTCGTaatcattcattcatgcatCGCCCGCAGTCAAATTTGCAGCGAACCGCGAGCGTGTTAATGATTCACGGCCGACGACCCAAATTGGGGTTCACCAGCGGAACGGTAAATTGTTGATGGGACTGCCCGGCGGACCTTCTGTGTCGCTGCTCTTTTACAAAACGCCTTCAGTGGCTTGCCacaaaacgcacacacacaaagcctgCTCTGTCTTTCTCCATCGCCATTCTCACACCTCCCCTTGCTTCGCCTCTCACCAGCTCTCAGCACGCCTTCTTTTCTGTCCACCATATGTGACACATGAGATAAATAACAATAACTTTAGAGATTAGAGGGGATCAAAAAAATGATGCTAACGAGACCGAGGTTTAGCCTGCTAAATCAGCGAAGCCGACATTCTTGTTGATTTGTCAAACCGACTGCGAAAACGCCTGTAGGCCGCGAAGTGATCGTCTGAGGAAAGGGGGGGAATCCCGTCTAAACCGCACCGGTGCTAATTACGCGGTTTGCTTCGTAAAACGCTTTGCTAACGCGTATTACCGCACCTAGCTGTTCAAGTATTTACGCGCGTGtcagctacaataacgtttgagccTGATGAGCTTTGTTTATATTATGGAGGCAGAGTGTAGTGTTTACAACCTCATCCACTTTGAGGGAGGAAGGATATCACGCTTGCGGTTTGCCAGCAGGAAGTTTACACACATAATTTCTACTCTCGCCGTTGTCCGATTTCAATGTCGACCTCAAATGTTTCACTTTTGTGCTCAGTCAGCAGCACTCGTGACGCCATTTGTTCATGTGTGCCCAGATCCACCCGTACGATAAGATCGTGGCGCGAGGCCTTCCGGAAGGCGTCGCCGACAGCCTCAACAAGCTGGTGGTGGTCAAGCTGAACGGGGGTCTTGGTACTAGCATGGGATGTAAGGGGCCTAAGAGTCTGATCAGCGTCCGCAACGAGAACACCTTCCTGGATCTCACCGTGCAGCAGATAGAGGTAAccataaacaaaacgttgcttgCTAAGCGCCAGAGTGTCCAAATAAACCAGCCGAGACCGTAACGGTGACTTCACAAGGGCTTGGCGGGAAGTGATGTCACGGTAACGGCAGCTCTGTCTCCGCTTGGATTGTTTGTTATGATGACGTGTCCTTGAGCGGTTCAAGTTACGCCTCACAGTTTTTGCTCTATGGTGctgtcacagaaaaaaaaaatggaacgagGCCTCTTCCATATGTGGATAAAACTAGGTATTGAATTTCCAACAATGAATGAATCTAGTTACGAAATACTCAGGCACACTTCCAGCGTCCAGAGATTCTAGAAGGATCTGTGGCTTGTACAGCAAACATTGGACGCCATGTGCTAaccattaaattcaataaatcaCTTGTAGGTGGCACTTTTGGGCCAGATGGAAGAATCTACCTTTTTCTTTAGCTCCTGTGTAATTATCTTCATATTTGGTCAGCGTATTGCATATATACGAGTGAGTGAGGTTGTGTTTCGTAAGGGCCCTGCGGGACACCGCCACCCTCCTctttcccccccgccccctcatcTACCAGTACACTGCTCTCTTGTGTCCCAATCACTGCGTCCCAGTTCTGCTTAGCTCAGCTCCGATTGCGTTACCTCCAGTCCCCAAACAACCTGTTTGTAGAGAAAATAGAGACCGTTCAGATAcacccaaacttttttttgggaaCACCGCAAGCGCTTTCACTCCACCGTGGATGAGGCCTCATTTTTAGTACAGAACATACTTTTTTATGTAGAGTACATTTTTCATCTGTTGTATCTCAAGGCGGCACTATACATTGCTAAAAATGCTAGTTAGCTATTAAATATAGTAAATAAGTGCAGtgttaatttttaatttgtccTTAATGTCTTCTGCCTCGCTTTTGCTGAACTTTTATTCAACTTCATTGTTACTTTGAAAGCGATGTTTTCTTTTCAATGCTGCTTAGCGTAAAACGTTTGAGAACTACTTGACTAAAGTGCTTGACTCGCCTCGCCTTCTTTGTCGACTTTTGAGATGTGTCAACATGACACGTCACACTTTGAAATTGTTTGCAGTGCATATTAGCGTATGGGTGTGTTAAACATCCTGAAGTGTCGTGTTTTGTATGTCCAAATGGAAATTCTCCATCTGGTTAATGTTTAGCAAAGTTTTTGACTTGCTTTgaagtagtaaaaaaaaaaaaaaactccaccatTTCATCCATTCCAGACATTAAACGCGACACGAAATGAAATTACTTAAGGATTAGTACTGAGATAATTAttcaattgtattttttgttttggcagCACCTGAATAAGACGTACAACACGGACGTGTCTCTGGTACTCATGAACTCCTTCAACACAGATGAGGACACCAAGAAGATCTTGCAGAAGTACACACATCACCGTGTCAAGATACACACCTTCAATCAGAGCAGGTGAATATATTTCAAATGGAATTTGGAGTTTACGAGTTTGGAAGTGATTCAAAGGCTGACATCAAAGAAACGAAGCGTCCGAGCGTTTCAGCGCATCGAGCCGGAATTAATCCTGGACAGGACACGCATCCGTTGATCTCGCTTTGATCATAGCGCTGGCTCGGTTAAATCCGCTTTTGAAGTTCCCTGAGATGTTTCTGTGTGCCTTCTCTTCAGGTATCCTCGCATCAACAAAGAGTCACTGCTGCCCATCCCTACCAGCCTGAACACGACGGGTCAGAACGCAGAGGGCTGGTACCCGCCGGGCCACGGCGACATCTACGCCAGCTTCTACAACTCGGGCCTGCTGGAGCAACTGATTGCTGAGGGCAAGGAGTACATCTTTGTGTCCAACATAGACAACCTGGGCGCCACTGTGGACCTGCACATCCTCAACCACCTGGTGGGGCGACACAACGGCAAGCGATGCGAGTTTGTCATGGAGGTGACGGACAAGACGCGCGCTGACGTCAAGGTGGGTGCCGCCAGAGTGGCCTTCAGGTGGCGCTACCAGGTCATGGAAATTGTCAGAAGCCATTTggcaaaaagaacatttctaaTATCTGGTGTGACTTTCAGGGCGGTACGCTGATCGAGTACGAGGGTAAACTGCGCCTGCTGGAAATCGCTCAGGTGCCCAAAGCCCATGTGGACGAGTTCAAGTCAGTGTCCAAGTTTAAGATCTTCAACACCAACAACCTTTGGATTTCGCTGGCCGCCATCAAGAGACTACAGGAGCAGAAGGCCATGGACATGGAGATCATCGTCAACAACAAGGTTAGATACAACAGCAAACTCATTGTCAAGATGCCTGTAACAATTTCCCGCTTATACAGACGCTGGACGGAGGTCAGAACGTAATCCAGCTGGAGACGGCGGTGGGCGCGGCCATCAAGTGCTTCGACAACGCTTTGGGCATCAACGTGCCCCGCAGCCGCTTCCTGCCAGTCAAGACCACCTCGGACCTCCTGCTGGTCATGTCCAACCTGTACAGTCTGGACGCTGGCTCGCTAACCATGAGCCCCCGCAGGGAGTTCCCCACCACGCCGCACGTCAAGCTTGGGAGCTCCTTCACTAAGGTGCCACGCTACAAATGGCAGAGTGGGGTTGGGATCTTAACCACAAGACTAGTACTCAAAGTGATGTGTCACATTCAGGTCCAAGAGTACCTGACCCGCTTCGAAAGCATCCCTGACATGCTGGAGCTGGACCATCTGACCGTGTCAGGGGATGTCACCTTTGGCAAGAACGTCTCGCTCAAGGTAAAGTGCCACACCGGTTTCGGGCCTAGGTTAGGGTTCCTAAGTCAGGTCAGGGTTTCAAGTCCGTGCGGTGTTTCTTGGCAGGGTACGGTGATCATCATCGCTAACCACGGGGATCGCATCGACATCCCGGCGGGATCCATGCTGGAGAACAAGATTGTGTCTGGAAATCTGCGGATCCTGGACCACTAAGACCATGCCCGCTGTCATGCCGACTACGCCTACACTGGTCATGTGACCACGCCCACCCGTCAGGCTTCATCCCAACCATGTGAcctgttatttttttgttttcaaaaagacgCTGCCCCCTGCTAGCTGACAAACAAAACTCACAACTTACATGTGAATATAACAGTGTACTATACTATATGGTAGCAAATGTTTATTAACAAGAACTGAAGTAATCTGAAATGAAGTTGAAGGCCTTAAGTACTGTTTGTACATGTCATCCTATCACAACATTGTGAATTATTATTTCAATCTTAGTGTTTTCTTTGTGTTGTTAATCATCAGGAgatgccaaacacacacacttaaagaaTGAGACAGAAAGCAGCAATAAGTGTTGAAGTATGACTGAAGTCTGATTAAAGTGCAATATCATACACTGAACTATGGCTTTGTGGCTCACGTTATAAAATCTACTACATGGGGTTTTTAATAAGTGGATATTTAGAACATGTTAAGTTTCATGAAAGTTAGCAACACGAGGTTAGCTTACAGGAGAGGGAGAGCTATCACACAATAAAGCTTACCTTTCGACGAAAACGGCTTTCTTCCCGCCTCTTCATGTCAGCCAACTTTTGAGTTGTTCCAGACTATGTTTGGCAATGAAACCGTGTTGGAATTTCGCTCATGGGATGCCGTCCTCCTCCGAAATGATGCTTGCAGCTGTTGTCGCCATTTCAACGTTTGTACGACCTTTCGCATCCGCTGAATAGATATGAGCGAACGTGACGTCATTGAAGATGTTCGGGTTAGAGGTTCAATGTCAATGGGTCTTATTGCGCTTGCGCGGCAGCAGTGAACGCTACAACCACataagggtttttttttgtgtgtacccataccccaaaaaaaaacaccaacacttttttcactttattgtttaAAGTTAATAGAAAAACATTCTTCTGCTTTCTTTCACcttcacgaaaaaaaaaaaaattagatgaGGACAATGAGCACAAGCTTGTCGGGATGATTGACAGGACCATAAAAAAAGCCATTTCTTACGTGTTGGGGCAAAGGGAACCGTGCAGAAAATGGGAATGGCGTGTGTATTTGTACGCGTGCCACGGGGTTATCTTCGTCTCCCTGAGGTGAGTTCGGGATACTTCGGGTTTGAGTGTGACGTCATTTACGCGCCCTGTTGCTTAACTCGTCGGTGAAACGTCAATCAAACCTAAATCAGTCTGGCCGTTATTGCTGACGTCATCGAGTGTCAtcgtataaaaaaaacacatgacgcaGAAATCCCGTCACGCTCCTTTCTGAGAGCGTCAAAATAACTTCTGGATAAAACGTGTACATTCATGGATATACAGTAAAGGTTTTCCAACCAATAAACAACACTGGCATTCATAACAGTGGTCACAAAAACCATTTGAAgtcctgctgtgtgtgtgtgatgctaCATGGCTGCGCTGCTTTAAAGGGTTCAAGGTGGCGCCACTGAGACGACCTATTTTGCTTCAGAAAAGGTATTGCTTTGTCAACAGCTTGGAGAGGCGAACGCGGGACAAAACGTTTAAATACGACATAGACACAAATGAAAGACCTCGGAAAAGccctcaaaacacacacacaatctgcaGAGTACAAAGTTTTGAAAGCGACGCGATGCTTTGAGGGCcataaataaacaacaataaaaggTTTAAATTAGCTCAAGAGACGTACAGTCTACAGAGTGTCCCCTCAAAAATCTACATAATCgtctttttaatatttttgttcttttagaaacaccacaagatggcgcgAGTTTACAAAATTCAAGTTTGTAAATCACTTGTAATGACTAACTCATCCCTTTAGATGGCGGTGTTGCATCGCTTTGGATTTTCAATAGGCACCTCACATTTGAATGTGTATTTTTGCTAGAAACAGGATGTGTCGCGATCAAATGATGACGTGATGGCGAACACCAAGTAAAACTGTCATAAGTGACAACGAATTGATCGCAAAATACTTTTGACAGTCAATTAATTGCTTTAAGACCTTACCTAACCTTCGTTGAGATGTGATTTAGTCATCCAATTGTCTCTATGCACCACTGTACTGAAATATTGAAGGGATGGACATTCAAAAGTTGATATAAGGTTATATTAAGTTCACCTTTGAAGGTTCTAGTGCATTTCTGGCTTATCCTGACATTTTGAGGAGTGCGTATATTTTTTGGGGACATCCTGTAGCACAAGAACAAAAAGGCGCACTGTAGCTTTTGGTTTGGGATAAATACTGTTGTTGTCACAATCACAAAGTCTCTCCagctgtttttttctcttggtGGAAAATATAGAAATATTTGTCTTGAAAAAGGAATCCTCCAAAAGGTCACTTAAAAATGAGAGCAAGACAactaggacaaaaaaaaaaaaaaaaaagacgtccaCAGACGGCGTGATCTAGTCCAGGGGTCCTTGGAAGATGAGTCTGACAAAGCCGCGCTCGCCGCTCAGCTGGTGGGCGCAGAAGGGGCATGAGGCGTGGAAGGTGTGCGTGCCGTGGGGCAGCGGGATCTGACTCCAGAAGGCGGCCGTCTTCTCCGAGCAGACGTGGCCGCAGGGGCCGAAGGCGTGCGTGGGCGGCGCGGCGTCCACGTAGAATCCGGCCTCGCAGCCCAGCCACAGGGGCACGTAGGGCCCCTTGGCGCGGCACATGGGGCACTCGCGCTGGCGCCCGTCCCGTTCCTCGCAGCGGTTTCCCCAGTCGTGGTAGCCGTGCACGTGGCCGCAGCGCAGGTAGGCCCACGGCTGCTTCTCGTCCGGCGTGTCCTTGCGCCGCATGGAGGGGAAGGCCAGCGTGTTGAAGCCCACCGGGCACTGGGGTCGCGCCGCGTTGATCTCCTGCCGCAGGGCCTCCAGGTGCTTGAGGGTAGGCGTGCGCGACAGGCCCTCGGCCGTGCGCCACAGCAGCGTGGCGCCGCACAGGTCGATCAACGAGCCGTCCACCAGCTCTTGAGACTCTGTCTCCACCTGCACGCCACAAAACACACCTTTCTTCTAGTCCAGCCCGATGGGTAAAGAGCCTTGCATCCGCTCACCATCTTTCCCCGCTGCTGGGCCGAGCGCGTCTCTCGCAGCGTGAAGACGTTCCCGCAGACGGAGATCTCCCGCCACACGCCGGGCCGTGAGTCCTGGCTGAAACCGTGGCGGGGGTGCATCACCAGCACGCCGTTGGTGGTCAGGCCGTCCATCTGCCCGTCGGACGTCTTCCACTTAGCGGCCTTCTCCTGAATCCAAAAGAACAATATTTGCACTCATTCGCCGACTTTGGGTTTCCGGATGGCGGCGACGCGGCTCCTCACCCCGAGGAAGATGTTCTTGGACGAGTCGAAGCCGGCCGCGTAGATGCGGGCGGTGTAAGGCGGCGTGCGCTGACACATGATGCGGCAGGCGAAGCGTGAGATGGTGCTCTGGACAGTTTGCGTGTCGCCGTTGCTCTGGCTGCCCGCCACCGTGTCCGTCACCACAAAGTCTATAGGGCTCTCTGTGGAACGACCCACCTGCAGAAACAAGAACCAGGGTCCAACTgatgatttttatttctttgcttttacTTTCAAACCAAGTATGAAATATTGGAGTCATCAcccgataccaagtaccgatacttAATAATGGCCAACAGATTATGCAGTTGTAATGAAACTGTGTTTGATTTTAATCAtgtgtcccaatatttttgtcCACATTGATTTCAACCTTGCGTGTTATCTTAAGAGAAAGTTAGTCTTCACTACACattccgacaaaaaaaaaaaaatccatgctcATTTGGAATGCATCTGTCATGCTTTGCTCTCCCGCCGGCTGCCCTGCAGCTTAACCTCTGACATCGCTGTGAATATTAAACACGTTTTGGAATTAAACTTGCATGCGCGGCGGCTCCGGCAGAGAAGACGCtcgacctatttttttttttttctgggccgagcgagcgagagaaagaaaaaaaaaatagacatcaAAGTCGCCTACATCATTTTCGCTCCATTAAAGCGGTCAAACGGGAAATGACTAAAAACTGAAAACAACAACGACTGACAACATCCCATAATAACCCCAACAATGAATCACGCTCATAAGTGTTTCACGCTGTTATCAAGGTGACGTTAAAAGGCACTTCCGACGGTGTTGACAACATTCCGGCGGAGGACGATGAATTATTAATTATCTAGCGTTCGCCATCATGAATAAAAGAGAACATTTCAAACCGTCATGAACACTTACCTGGAACATATCGACATTGGCGTCATGCGTGTACTCCACCACCACCGTCTGGGCTCTGGACAGCGTGTACGAGATGCTGTGCTGGTCTTTGTTGCTGATGGCCTGAAGGTGAGACAAAACACGGTGAAGGTCCAAAAAAATGAAGGTCCGACGGTAGCTAAGACAAAAGGAAGGTCAAGCCAGCTTGGCGGTCCGGACAGTCCAGCCAAATGGTTTGGAGACCACCCGTAAGGCAAGCACTCTTCCAGACATGTGAAACGAccctttgtgtgtctgtgtgtgtgtgtgtgtgtgtgt contains:
- the ugp2b gene encoding UDP-glucose pyrophosphorylase 2b isoform X2; the protein is MSHFQEMMRQQLETSIHSEMEKLLDTAAGAEREACKKDFEGFRNLFHRFLQVKGPSVEWIKIRRPPEDSIHPYDKIVARGLPEGVADSLNKLVVVKLNGGLGTSMGCKGPKSLISVRNENTFLDLTVQQIEHLNKTYNTDVSLVLMNSFNTDEDTKKILQKYTHHRVKIHTFNQSRYPRINKESLLPIPTSLNTTGQNAEGWYPPGHGDIYASFYNSGLLEQLIAEGKEYIFVSNIDNLGATVDLHILNHLVGRHNGKRCEFVMEVTDKTRADVKGGTLIEYEGKLRLLEIAQVPKAHVDEFKSVSKFKIFNTNNLWISLAAIKRLQEQKAMDMEIIVNNKTLDGGQNVIQLETAVGAAIKCFDNALGINVPRSRFLPVKTTSDLLLVMSNLYSLDAGSLTMSPRREFPTTPHVKLGSSFTKVQEYLTRFESIPDMLELDHLTVSGDVTFGKNVSLKGTVIIIANHGDRIDIPAGSMLENKIVSGNLRILDH
- the ugp2b gene encoding UDP-glucose pyrophosphorylase 2b isoform X1 → MALFVEGLRNGVLNGEMSHFQEMMRQQLETSIHSEMEKLLDTAAGAEREACKKDFEGFRNLFHRFLQVKGPSVEWIKIRRPPEDSIHPYDKIVARGLPEGVADSLNKLVVVKLNGGLGTSMGCKGPKSLISVRNENTFLDLTVQQIEHLNKTYNTDVSLVLMNSFNTDEDTKKILQKYTHHRVKIHTFNQSRYPRINKESLLPIPTSLNTTGQNAEGWYPPGHGDIYASFYNSGLLEQLIAEGKEYIFVSNIDNLGATVDLHILNHLVGRHNGKRCEFVMEVTDKTRADVKGGTLIEYEGKLRLLEIAQVPKAHVDEFKSVSKFKIFNTNNLWISLAAIKRLQEQKAMDMEIIVNNKTLDGGQNVIQLETAVGAAIKCFDNALGINVPRSRFLPVKTTSDLLLVMSNLYSLDAGSLTMSPRREFPTTPHVKLGSSFTKVQEYLTRFESIPDMLELDHLTVSGDVTFGKNVSLKGTVIIIANHGDRIDIPAGSMLENKIVSGNLRILDH
- the peli1b gene encoding E3 ubiquitin-protein ligase pellino homolog 1b — encoded protein: MYSPEQENICTTSIKVPVKYGELIVLGYNGSLPNGDRGRRKSRFALCKRPKANGVKPSTVHVACSPQAAKAISNKDQHSISYTLSRAQTVVVEYTHDANVDMFQVGRSTESPIDFVVTDTVAGSQSNGDTQTVQSTISRFACRIMCQRTPPYTARIYAAGFDSSKNIFLGEKAAKWKTSDGQMDGLTTNGVLVMHPRHGFSQDSRPGVWREISVCGNVFTLRETRSAQQRGKMVETESQELVDGSLIDLCGATLLWRTAEGLSRTPTLKHLEALRQEINAARPQCPVGFNTLAFPSMRRKDTPDEKQPWAYLRCGHVHGYHDWGNRCEERDGRQRECPMCRAKGPYVPLWLGCEAGFYVDAAPPTHAFGPCGHVCSEKTAAFWSQIPLPHGTHTFHASCPFCAHQLSGERGFVRLIFQGPLD